From Jeotgalibaca dankookensis, one genomic window encodes:
- the lepB gene encoding signal peptidase I — protein MKKSLSDCIWDWFKAFLVAFLIALSIRYFVLIPLKVVGDSMSPTLEPDTYILYSKNKKVDRFDIVLFHDANNQVFIKRVIGLPGETIVYQDDQLFINDKKVSEPFLHNDLDEEQVFTTDFPLSEDLDNKKIPVDSYFVLGDNRPRSKDSRMLGFIPIEAIEGKARLVIYPLDQFSILD, from the coding sequence ATGAAAAAATCACTTTCTGATTGTATTTGGGATTGGTTTAAAGCGTTTCTAGTCGCATTTTTAATAGCCTTATCCATTCGTTATTTTGTTCTTATCCCTCTAAAAGTAGTGGGTGACTCAATGAGTCCCACCTTAGAACCGGATACTTATATTTTATATAGTAAAAACAAAAAAGTTGATCGTTTTGATATCGTTCTATTTCATGATGCTAACAACCAAGTTTTTATTAAACGTGTCATTGGCTTGCCCGGTGAGACAATTGTATACCAGGACGATCAGCTTTTTATAAATGATAAAAAAGTATCGGAACCTTTCCTTCATAATGATTTAGATGAGGAGCAAGTTTTTACTACAGATTTTCCATTGTCTGAAGATTTAGATAATAAAAAAATACCAGTGGATAGCTATTTTGTTTTAGGCGACAATCGTCCACGTAGCAAAGATAGTCGCATGCTCGGTTTTATTCCGATCGAAGCCATTGAAGGTAAAGCAAGATTGGTAATCTATCCACTCGATCAATTTTCTATATTAGACTAA
- the lepB gene encoding signal peptidase I, whose product MDHLENERESNQYDYKNPKQSRMNNFIKETVNILLSVLVAFILFVFIRTFLFFPFEVVGQSMEPTLLSGDRLILNRLGSVDRFDVVVFPAPDDPNSGEEYVKRIIGLPGDEIKYIEDNLYINGNLINEHYLEPSKEELQKKLEENPEQVNFTQITNDFSLLDISIGDSAVVPPDTYFVLGDNRQNSKDSRVFGFLNQETVEGTASLRIWPLNRIGFLEKNE is encoded by the coding sequence ATGGATCATTTAGAAAATGAACGTGAGTCTAATCAGTACGATTATAAAAATCCAAAGCAATCAAGAATGAACAACTTCATTAAAGAAACTGTTAATATATTATTGTCTGTACTGGTGGCTTTTATTTTATTTGTTTTTATCCGTACGTTCCTTTTCTTTCCTTTTGAAGTGGTTGGACAATCAATGGAACCAACGCTCTTAAGTGGTGATCGCTTAATCTTAAATCGTCTAGGGAGTGTGGACCGGTTTGATGTGGTCGTTTTTCCTGCACCAGACGATCCCAACAGTGGTGAAGAGTACGTCAAACGGATTATAGGTTTGCCAGGGGACGAAATTAAGTATATAGAAGATAATTTATATATAAATGGAAACTTAATAAATGAACATTATTTGGAGCCTTCGAAAGAAGAACTGCAAAAAAAATTAGAAGAGAATCCGGAGCAAGTAAACTTTACTCAAATAACAAATGACTTTTCGTTATTAGATATATCTATCGGTGATTCGGCTGTTGTTCCACCAGACACTTACTTTGTGTTAGGCGATAACCGACAAAATTCTAAAGATAGTCGGGTGTTTGGTTTTTTGAATCAAGAAACGGTTGAAGGTACAGCTAGTTTGAGAATTTGGCCGTTAAATCGTATTGGTTTTCTAGAAAAAAATGAATAA
- the ylqF gene encoding ribosome biogenesis GTPase YlqF, producing MVIQWFPGHMAKAKRQAIENRNMVDIVLELVDARIPISSRNPLMDEIVGGKPRLIILNKADLADSNMTNDWLEYFNHPEHNQKAIAVNAFNQSDIKRTKNIIKEMMIEKMAAREARGIKPRAIRLMVLGIPNVGKSTFINQIIKRNRAKTANKPGVTQHQQWLKIENDFELLDTPGILWHKFEDQAIGMKLALTGAIKDTLFHKDDIALYALELWTNRYPGRLKQVYRLDESLGKESYPDMLMALTEQLNFGDEYDRASEKLIFDIRDGKLGTFTLDEVPENTNSQ from the coding sequence ATGGTTATTCAATGGTTCCCAGGACATATGGCGAAAGCTAAAAGACAAGCAATTGAAAACAGAAACATGGTTGATATCGTTCTTGAATTAGTAGATGCACGAATACCCATTTCAAGCCGGAATCCTTTGATGGATGAAATTGTTGGTGGAAAACCACGTTTGATTATTTTGAATAAAGCAGATTTAGCTGATAGCAACATGACTAATGATTGGTTAGAATATTTTAATCACCCAGAGCATAATCAAAAAGCTATTGCGGTTAATGCTTTTAATCAATCGGATATTAAAAGAACTAAAAACATTATTAAAGAGATGATGATTGAAAAAATGGCTGCGCGGGAAGCAAGGGGAATAAAGCCACGTGCGATTCGATTAATGGTCTTGGGAATCCCAAATGTGGGTAAATCAACTTTTATTAACCAAATTATCAAACGAAATCGTGCGAAAACTGCTAACAAACCTGGCGTTACCCAGCATCAACAATGGTTAAAAATCGAGAATGATTTTGAATTACTTGATACACCGGGAATTCTCTGGCATAAGTTTGAGGATCAAGCGATCGGCATGAAGCTGGCTTTAACAGGTGCCATTAAAGACACACTGTTTCATAAAGATGACATTGCGCTTTATGCTTTAGAGCTATGGACGAATAGATATCCTGGCCGTCTTAAACAGGTCTACCGCTTAGATGAATCACTTGGCAAAGAATCATATCCAGATATGCTAATGGCCTTAACTGAACAGTTAAATTTTGGCGATGAATATGATCGGGCAAGTGAAAAATTAATATTTGATATCCGTGATGGAAAACTTGGTACCTTTACATTGGATGAGGTACCTGAAAATACAAATTCACAATAG
- a CDS encoding ribonuclease HII, translating into MEKKQTIAEIRERLSQITDPEEAVFAELLQDTRKGIQLEIKRWQNNYQKKIQLLQHQETMLYHENVLSKQGFTTIAGIDEVGRGPLAGPVVAAAVILPQDMPALPINDSKKLSRAVREELYAIIMEKAQVGIGIIDNKVIDSVNIYQATKLAMMQAVNNLNLQPDALLIDAMKLPLAQKQVSLIKGDLNSYSIAAASIVAKVYRDQMMTDYAKEYPHYGFEKNAGYGTKAHLDGLHKYGLTSIHRKSFEPIKTMVRNQ; encoded by the coding sequence ATGGAAAAAAAACAGACAATTGCTGAAATAAGAGAACGATTATCACAAATTACGGATCCAGAAGAGGCAGTATTTGCCGAATTATTACAGGATACTCGAAAAGGTATCCAATTAGAAATAAAGCGTTGGCAAAATAATTATCAAAAAAAAATACAGTTACTTCAACATCAAGAAACGATGTTATACCACGAAAATGTATTATCTAAGCAAGGTTTTACTACTATAGCAGGAATTGACGAGGTTGGACGAGGACCGTTAGCTGGTCCAGTAGTTGCAGCTGCTGTTATCCTTCCACAGGACATGCCAGCTTTGCCTATCAATGATTCAAAAAAACTTTCAAGAGCCGTTCGGGAAGAATTGTATGCCATTATAATGGAAAAAGCACAAGTGGGAATCGGTATTATTGATAATAAGGTTATTGATAGTGTAAACATTTATCAAGCCACTAAATTAGCTATGATGCAAGCTGTTAACAATTTAAACCTACAACCGGATGCTTTATTAATTGATGCTATGAAACTGCCTTTAGCCCAAAAACAAGTATCTCTAATAAAAGGAGATTTGAATTCTTATTCCATAGCCGCAGCTAGTATTGTTGCAAAAGTCTACCGTGATCAAATGATGACGGATTATGCGAAAGAGTATCCCCACTATGGATTTGAAAAAAATGCTGGGTATGGGACAAAAGCTCATTTAGATGGATTACACAAGTATGGCTTAACTTCCATCCATCGAAAAAGTTTCGAACCTATCAAAACAATGGTTAGAAATCAATAA
- the dprA gene encoding DNA-processing protein DprA — MQNEVREKLIDCSLMNVFSIDQMLAILDTLVAEPDLSLEDILLRRKLMSSQKAALKKMDQIRERLKKEAITTSREQTLNAGIKICTILDSDYPFELKEIYQPPVVIYYQGDWDLTKGRKLGVVGSRTASEYGRLVLRKMIPELVCKGVTTISGLAKGIDQEAHIQTLKAGGKTVSVIGTGLNYFYPLENKILQEKLTREQLVLSEYPINTGPQRYHFPLRNRIIAGLSQGTLVVEAKERSGSLITANVALQENREVFAIPGSVLESSYAGTNQLIQAGAKLVTNASDIFSEMAYLWKMSDS, encoded by the coding sequence GTGCAAAATGAAGTGAGAGAAAAATTAATTGATTGTTCGTTAATGAATGTTTTTAGTATTGATCAGATGTTAGCGATATTAGATACTCTAGTAGCAGAACCTGACTTATCTTTAGAAGATATTCTTTTAAGAAGAAAACTGATGTCTTCTCAAAAGGCTGCTCTTAAAAAAATGGATCAAATTAGAGAACGGCTAAAAAAAGAAGCGATTACAACTTCCAGAGAGCAAACATTAAATGCTGGTATAAAAATTTGTACCATCCTTGATTCAGATTATCCTTTTGAATTGAAAGAGATTTATCAACCACCTGTTGTTATCTACTACCAAGGCGATTGGGATTTAACAAAAGGCCGGAAATTGGGAGTCGTAGGAAGTAGAACTGCTTCTGAATATGGAAGACTTGTATTAAGAAAAATGATACCTGAATTAGTATGCAAAGGCGTTACAACGATTAGCGGTCTAGCAAAAGGGATTGATCAAGAAGCTCATATTCAAACACTCAAAGCTGGGGGTAAGACTGTTTCCGTTATTGGGACAGGATTAAACTATTTTTATCCTTTAGAGAATAAAATCCTACAGGAAAAACTTACGAGAGAACAGCTTGTTTTAAGTGAATATCCCATCAATACCGGTCCACAACGCTATCATTTTCCTTTGAGAAATCGCATTATCGCAGGTCTGAGCCAAGGAACTTTAGTAGTTGAAGCGAAGGAGCGTTCGGGGAGTTTAATTACTGCGAACGTTGCTTTGCAAGAAAACCGCGAAGTTTTTGCAATACCAGGTAGTGTGTTAGAATCAAGTTATGCAGGTACAAATCAATTAATTCAAGCAGGAGCAAAACTCGTCACAAATGCCTCTGATATTTTTTCAGAAATGGCTTATTTATGGAAAATGTCTGACTCGTAA
- the topA gene encoding type I DNA topoisomerase translates to MAYKYLVIVESPTKAKTIEKYLGRNYKVVASKGHLRDLPKSRMAIDFENDYAPDYISIRGKGPIIKELKKYAKKAEKVFLASDPDREGEAIAWHLAHLLGLEPNDNIRVVYNEVTKDAVKQAVKNPRPVNMDLVSAQQARRILDRIVGYSISPILWKKVKKGLSAGRVQSVALKLIIDREEEIKHFEPVESWTLDGTFQKDKHVFNAAFYGLNEKKRLKLNNESEAQEVLAKLKGNEFMVSNVEKKEQKRNPSAPFTTSSLQQDAANKLNFRTRKTMMVAQQLYEGIPLGKAGTVGLITYMRTDSTRIAESAVAETHQFVIDEYGKEFVAKKSKTVKQAGGSQDAHEAIRPSSVLRKPTDIESYLTKDQFKLYQLIWSRFVASQMMPAIFDTMRVSIVNQDLVFRANGSKEKFAGYRKVYEDTKTKDNILPDLEVGDTVFSKDIIPNQHFTQPPARYSEATLIKSLEENGVGRPSTYSPTIETIQKRYYVKLNAKRFEPTELGTIIHQLVDAYFPNIVDISFTANMEKKLDEIELGKLEWVEVIDEFYKPFEEHVVKAESEMEKIEIKDEPAGFDCEVCGSPMVIKIGKYGKFYACSNFPECRNTKAIVKKIGVTCPTCKKGEVIERKSKKNRIFYGCDRYPECEFVSWDKPVARNCPKCNHYLVQKKVRGGLQVKCSNCDYEEEVQK, encoded by the coding sequence TTGGCGTATAAATATTTGGTGATTGTTGAATCACCTACCAAAGCAAAAACAATTGAAAAATATCTCGGACGTAATTACAAAGTAGTAGCAAGTAAAGGACATCTGCGTGACTTACCAAAAAGTAGAATGGCAATCGACTTTGAAAACGACTATGCACCTGATTATATTTCTATCAGAGGTAAAGGTCCAATCATAAAAGAGCTTAAAAAATATGCAAAAAAAGCTGAAAAAGTCTTTTTAGCTTCTGACCCGGATAGAGAAGGAGAAGCAATTGCTTGGCACTTAGCACACCTATTAGGATTAGAACCAAACGATAATATTCGTGTCGTTTACAATGAAGTAACTAAAGATGCCGTCAAGCAAGCAGTTAAAAATCCACGACCTGTTAATATGGATTTAGTGTCGGCCCAACAGGCACGACGGATCCTTGATCGAATCGTAGGTTACTCTATTTCCCCTATACTATGGAAGAAAGTGAAAAAGGGATTAAGTGCTGGGCGAGTTCAATCGGTGGCTTTGAAGCTGATTATTGACCGTGAAGAAGAAATTAAACATTTTGAGCCAGTAGAATCGTGGACCTTAGATGGTACTTTTCAAAAGGATAAACATGTTTTTAACGCTGCTTTCTATGGCCTAAATGAGAAAAAAAGATTGAAACTAAATAATGAATCTGAAGCTCAAGAAGTATTAGCTAAATTAAAAGGCAATGAGTTTATGGTTTCAAATGTTGAAAAGAAAGAACAAAAAAGAAACCCATCTGCACCTTTTACAACTTCAAGTTTACAACAAGATGCAGCGAACAAATTAAATTTTAGAACTCGTAAAACCATGATGGTTGCACAACAATTATACGAAGGTATTCCACTAGGTAAAGCTGGTACAGTCGGATTAATTACTTATATGCGTACGGACTCCACACGTATTGCGGAAAGTGCAGTAGCCGAAACGCACCAATTTGTTATTGATGAATACGGTAAAGAGTTTGTTGCTAAAAAATCGAAGACAGTTAAACAAGCAGGTGGATCACAAGATGCCCACGAGGCGATTCGCCCATCAAGTGTCTTGCGAAAACCAACTGATATTGAAAGTTATTTAACTAAAGATCAATTTAAACTTTATCAACTTATCTGGTCTCGTTTTGTAGCAAGCCAAATGATGCCCGCCATTTTTGATACTATGCGTGTTAGTATTGTTAATCAAGATTTAGTGTTTCGTGCTAATGGATCAAAAGAAAAATTTGCCGGTTATCGAAAAGTTTATGAAGATACGAAAACAAAGGACAACATATTACCAGATTTAGAAGTTGGTGATACGGTCTTTTCTAAAGACATCATTCCAAACCAACATTTCACGCAACCACCTGCCCGTTATTCTGAGGCAACTTTAATTAAATCGTTAGAAGAGAATGGTGTTGGTCGTCCTTCAACTTATTCCCCGACAATTGAGACGATTCAAAAACGTTATTATGTTAAGTTAAACGCAAAACGCTTTGAACCCACAGAATTAGGAACGATTATACACCAATTAGTGGATGCTTATTTCCCTAATATTGTTGATATTTCTTTTACTGCTAATATGGAAAAAAAGCTGGATGAAATTGAGTTAGGTAAGTTAGAATGGGTAGAAGTGATTGATGAATTTTATAAACCATTTGAAGAGCATGTTGTTAAAGCAGAGTCTGAAATGGAAAAAATCGAAATAAAAGATGAACCAGCTGGGTTTGATTGTGAAGTCTGTGGAAGTCCAATGGTTATTAAAATAGGTAAATATGGTAAATTTTATGCATGTAGTAATTTCCCAGAATGCCGCAATACAAAAGCAATTGTTAAAAAAATTGGAGTAACGTGTCCAACATGTAAAAAAGGTGAAGTCATTGAGCGAAAATCGAAGAAAAACCGAATTTTTTACGGTTGTGATCGCTACCCAGAGTGTGAATTTGTATCATGGGACAAACCAGTTGCCCGTAACTGCCCGAAATGTAATCACTATTTAGTTCAGAAAAAGGTACGTGGCGGACTGCAAGTAAAATGTAGTAATTGCGATTACGAAGAAGAAGTTCAAAAATAA
- the xerC gene encoding tyrosine recombinase XerC has translation MSTNNNQLETFIHHLAIERRYSEETVKAYLQDLKKFETYLASTGQSSFTGVQLADIRLFLGFLDEEEMSRNTISRILSSLRSFYTFLMREGHMNENPVSSISFKNRSLRLPKHVYQAELIKIFEAASGTGPLDYRNVALLELLYATGIRASECKNILLSHIDFDLGVILITGKGNKERYVPFGQFALNAIEIYLEKSRSLLMNKFKQSHDYLFINRLGEPITVGGIEYILKKIMKESGLTGNLHPHMLRHTFATDMLNEGADLRTVQELLGHASLSSTQIYTHVTKDALQRNYNAYHPRAKRKK, from the coding sequence GTGTCTACTAATAATAATCAGTTGGAGACTTTTATACACCATCTAGCAATCGAAAGACGCTATTCAGAAGAAACTGTAAAAGCTTACCTTCAAGATTTAAAAAAGTTTGAAACTTATTTGGCTTCTACCGGACAATCTAGTTTTACTGGTGTTCAATTAGCGGATATACGGCTTTTTCTCGGTTTTCTTGACGAAGAAGAAATGAGTCGTAATACGATTTCGCGTATCTTATCTAGTTTAAGAAGTTTTTATACATTTTTGATGCGAGAAGGTCATATGAATGAGAATCCAGTCTCAAGTATTAGTTTTAAAAATCGGTCATTACGTTTACCTAAACATGTCTATCAAGCCGAACTGATAAAAATATTTGAAGCTGCCAGTGGCACAGGACCTCTTGATTACCGTAATGTAGCATTATTAGAATTGCTATATGCTACGGGAATTCGAGCGAGTGAATGTAAAAACATTTTACTCTCTCATATTGATTTTGATTTAGGTGTAATCCTTATTACAGGTAAAGGGAATAAAGAACGCTACGTTCCCTTTGGACAATTTGCTTTGAATGCAATAGAAATATACTTAGAAAAAAGTCGATCTCTATTAATGAATAAATTTAAGCAGAGCCATGACTATTTATTTATAAACCGGTTAGGCGAACCCATTACTGTAGGTGGTATTGAGTATATTCTTAAAAAAATCATGAAAGAGTCAGGTTTGACAGGAAACTTACATCCACATATGTTGCGTCATACCTTTGCAACGGATATGTTAAACGAAGGAGCAGATTTGCGTACCGTTCAAGAATTACTCGGGCATGCAAGTTTATCATCGACACAAATTTATACGCATGTTACGAAAGATGCTTTACAGCGTAATTACAATGCCTATCATCCACGTGCTAAAAGGAAGAAATAA
- the hslV gene encoding HslVU peptidase proteolytic subunit: MTTICAIQHNGKSAMAGDGQVTMGESVIMKGSAKKIRRIYNDEIIVGFAGGVADAFTLSDKFEEKLKQYKGNLMRASIEVAREWRGDRALQKLEALLIVMDKNQMFLVSGTGEVIEPDDGILTIGSGGNFALSAARALKRNGTNLSAKEMAYQSLKIASEICVYTNDNIIVEEFQ; the protein is encoded by the coding sequence ATGACAACAATTTGTGCAATTCAACATAATGGAAAATCAGCAATGGCGGGCGATGGCCAAGTGACAATGGGCGAATCTGTTATTATGAAGGGTTCAGCTAAAAAAATTCGTCGTATTTATAATGATGAAATCATTGTAGGATTTGCTGGTGGTGTTGCAGATGCTTTTACTTTAAGTGATAAGTTCGAAGAAAAGCTCAAGCAATATAAAGGTAATCTAATGCGTGCTTCCATCGAGGTGGCTAGAGAATGGCGTGGCGATCGTGCTTTGCAAAAACTCGAAGCACTCTTAATCGTTATGGACAAAAATCAAATGTTTCTTGTATCCGGAACTGGAGAAGTCATTGAACCAGATGATGGGATTTTAACCATTGGATCAGGTGGTAATTTTGCTCTATCTGCTGCACGCGCTTTGAAACGAAATGGTACCAATCTATCTGCAAAGGAAATGGCCTACCAAAGTTTAAAAATCGCATCAGAAATATGTGTCTATACAAATGATAATATTATAGTAGAAGAGTTCCAATAG
- the hslU gene encoding ATP-dependent protease ATPase subunit HslU yields MSENINQTPRQVVAELDKYIIGQNDAKKSVAVALRNRFRRMQLTEEMQKEVTPKNILMIGPTGVGKTEIARRLANLVHAPFVKVEATKFTEVGYVGRDVESMVRDLVENAISLVEKEKRSDVYSKAYTQALERIAKALKPGVKKKKSASPNSIQSMFQQMGLPADLGPEEEEVEEVSTEVASQRREIVEQLRKGILDNREVTLKIEDKATNPLGAAGGNEQMVMLQSALESMTPKRKTKRTLKVKDAIKILTEEETDKLVDKNDLATAALKLAEEGGIIFIDEIDKITSKSDQGGQVSREGVQRDILPIVEGSQVSTKYGNIQTDHILFISSGAFHVSKPSDLIPELQGRFPIRVELDDLTEEDFVRILTEPDNALLTQYRALLETEGVGVTFTKEAIARIAAIAAQVNDETDNIGARRLHTILEKLLEDLLFESPDMPGQQITITENYVDEKLAHIVSDQDLRRYIL; encoded by the coding sequence ATGAGTGAAAACATTAACCAAACACCACGTCAGGTGGTAGCAGAGCTTGATAAGTATATTATTGGACAAAACGATGCGAAGAAGTCGGTTGCTGTTGCCTTACGCAATCGTTTTCGTCGGATGCAATTAACCGAAGAGATGCAAAAAGAAGTAACGCCAAAAAACATTTTAATGATTGGCCCCACTGGTGTTGGTAAAACAGAAATTGCACGTCGACTTGCAAATCTCGTACACGCACCTTTTGTTAAAGTAGAAGCAACTAAATTTACAGAAGTTGGCTATGTCGGTCGAGACGTTGAGTCAATGGTGAGAGATCTCGTTGAAAATGCCATTTCTCTTGTTGAAAAAGAAAAACGTAGTGACGTTTATAGTAAAGCATACACGCAAGCTCTAGAAAGAATTGCAAAAGCACTTAAACCAGGTGTGAAGAAGAAAAAAAGTGCTAGTCCTAATAGTATTCAGAGTATGTTCCAACAAATGGGCCTACCTGCTGATTTAGGACCTGAAGAGGAAGAAGTAGAAGAAGTATCAACTGAAGTAGCTTCGCAACGGCGTGAAATTGTAGAACAGCTACGTAAGGGGATTTTAGATAACCGCGAAGTGACTTTAAAAATTGAAGATAAAGCGACTAACCCACTTGGAGCTGCGGGCGGGAACGAACAAATGGTTATGTTACAATCAGCACTTGAATCCATGACGCCAAAAAGAAAAACAAAGCGCACTCTGAAAGTGAAAGATGCCATAAAAATATTAACAGAAGAAGAAACAGATAAATTAGTAGATAAAAATGACTTAGCAACTGCTGCTTTAAAACTAGCTGAAGAGGGCGGCATCATCTTTATCGATGAGATCGATAAAATCACTTCGAAATCTGATCAAGGTGGTCAAGTTTCACGTGAAGGTGTACAACGGGATATTTTACCTATTGTTGAAGGGTCACAAGTTTCGACAAAATATGGAAATATTCAAACTGACCATATTCTCTTCATCTCATCAGGAGCTTTCCATGTCTCAAAACCAAGTGATTTAATTCCTGAGCTGCAAGGCCGTTTTCCAATACGTGTTGAGTTGGACGATTTAACCGAAGAAGACTTTGTACGTATTTTAACAGAACCAGATAATGCCTTGTTGACACAATATCGTGCGTTATTAGAAACAGAAGGTGTTGGCGTTACCTTTACAAAAGAAGCAATCGCACGGATTGCAGCCATAGCTGCTCAGGTAAACGACGAAACCGATAATATTGGTGCACGTAGACTCCATACTATTCTTGAAAAGTTATTAGAAGACTTATTATTTGAATCACCAGATATGCCTGGACAACAGATTACAATTACCGAAAACTATGTGGATGAAAAACTCGCTCATATTGTATCTGATCAAGACTTACGCCGCTACATATTATGA
- the codY gene encoding GTP-sensing pleiotropic transcriptional regulator CodY encodes MDELLERLRSINTMLQKKGGFVNENNLIDLPFLDMIEKLAEILEANAYLIDDEGTLLGFSEVIAINNIRVKQMLYEKKFPLNYTEGINAITDTKANIGVESDLTVFPIETRDIFISGLTTVVPIFAAGKRYASLIFARLDRSFGSGDLILAEHSATVIGMEVLHLKNVATEIDSRAEAAVTIALQSLSYSETEAITEIFKHIEGLETRIIASKISASQGITRSVIVNALRKLESASIIESKSLGMKGTYIKVHSELLLKKVKTKLELNA; translated from the coding sequence ATGGATGAGTTGTTAGAAAGACTAAGAAGTATCAATACGATGTTACAAAAAAAAGGCGGCTTTGTTAACGAGAATAATCTGATAGACCTTCCTTTTTTAGATATGATTGAAAAATTAGCAGAAATATTAGAAGCAAATGCTTATTTGATTGATGATGAAGGAACGCTATTAGGATTTAGCGAAGTGATAGCAATCAATAATATCCGCGTTAAACAAATGCTTTATGAGAAGAAATTTCCACTTAATTATACAGAAGGTATCAATGCGATTACAGATACAAAAGCTAATATCGGCGTTGAATCGGATCTAACTGTATTCCCAATTGAAACACGAGATATTTTTATTTCTGGGTTAACAACCGTTGTCCCCATATTTGCGGCTGGAAAACGTTATGCTAGTCTTATCTTTGCACGGTTAGATCGTTCTTTTGGTAGTGGAGATCTCATCTTAGCAGAGCACAGTGCTACTGTAATTGGCATGGAGGTCTTACATTTAAAAAATGTTGCAACAGAAATTGATAGTCGTGCCGAAGCGGCCGTTACGATAGCCTTGCAATCACTCTCTTATAGCGAAACGGAAGCGATAACTGAAATATTTAAGCATATTGAAGGTTTAGAAACTCGAATTATTGCCTCAAAGATTTCTGCTAGCCAAGGAATTACACGATCAGTTATTGTGAATGCGTTAAGGAAACTAGAATCTGCAAGTATTATAGAATCAAAATCGCTTGGTATGAAGGGAACCTACATAAAGGTTCATTCCGAACTACTATTAAAAAAAGTTAAAACTAAACTGGAATTGAATGCTTAA